Within the Vigna angularis cultivar LongXiaoDou No.4 chromosome 10, ASM1680809v1, whole genome shotgun sequence genome, the region GGGAATCAAAGAGGAGGAGAGATTCACCATAGCTAGATTCCAGAGTGGTTTAAACTATGAGATTagagataaggtagaactcTTACCTTACTTAGATCTAAATGATTTTGTCCAGCTATGTGTGAGAGTGGAAGAACAAAACAGGAGAAAAGTTTGCACAAAAAGAACCTACCCTACCACATCATCATATAGGAGAGatcttaagagggagggtagctTTCCAAGATATGAGGAAACAAAGGAGAGAGAGCAAGAAAGGACACAAGATAAGTTCAAAAGTAAAGATAGAGAgctaaaaagggaaaaagaaagcTCTAAAGGAAAAGATCAAAGAATTCCAAGAGAGCCACCCAGAGATACCAGAGGTAGGGAGACTAGATGTTTCAAATGTGGGGCCAGAGGACACTATTCAACTGAGTGTCACTTTAAAAAGTCAATCTATATCCTTGAACATAAAAGTAATAGTGAGGAGTCATCCTCTAGTGTGTCTGAGTTGTCCTCATCTGAAGAGGAACATGAAGCTCCACCTTGCGATGGAGATCTTCTCATGGTTAGGAGACTTCTTGAGGCAAAGCATGTTGAGTTAGAACAAACTCAACGAGAAAACCTATTCCACACTCGCTGCAAAGTTCTTGATAAAACATGTTCTATGCTTGTGGATAGTGGTTCttgttgtaattgttgtagcactagAATGGTTGAAAAGCTAGGCTTAACTcctactcctcatcctaacccttacaaacttcaatggataaAAGAAGATGAAGGAATAGTTGTTAAGGAACAAGTAAGTGTTCCCATTTCCATAGGCAAGTATGAAGACCAAATCATTTGTGATATTGTTCCAATGGAAGCGGGTCACATTTTACTTGGACGGCCTTGGCAATTTGACAAACAGGCTTTgcatgatggagtcaccaacaagATCACCATTCAACATAAAGGCAAAAAGATTATCTTGAGTCCTCTTACACCATCACAAGTGCGAGAGGATCAAATAATActtaagaagaagttggatggtGAGAAGAAACTTTACTCTAATAAAGTTTCCAAAGAGAAGAAGTTGAGTTTGGTTGAAAGTGCCTCAACCAATGAAGTTGTTCCACCACACACTTCCAAAAATCTTTTCCTTGGACAACCTCACTTTCTTCTCTATTGTAAGGAGGCACTTCTTTCCATAAATCATCCACTTGATTCTCATCCAAAGGGGTTACAAAAGCTTTTGAAAGAGTTTGATGATTTATTTCCTAAAGAGGTTCCAAGTGGTTTACCACCTCTTCGGggaattgaacatcaaattgatttaATTCCAGGAGCCAGtcttcctaataggccagcctataggactAACCCCACAGAAACCAAAGAGATAGAGAAGCAGGTTAATGATTTATTGGGAAAAGGGTGGATACAGAAAAGCCTTAGCCCTTGTGCGGTGCCAGTGTTGTTAGTACCTAAGAAAGATGGATCTTGGAGAATGTGTTCAGATTGCAGGGCTATTAACAACATTACAGTCAAGTATAGGCACCCTATTCCTAGATTGGACGATATGctagatgaattacatggagaAAACATGTTCACCAAGATTGATCTTAAAAGTGGGtatcatcaaataagaattaaagaaggagatgaatggaaaaccgcTTTTAAGACCAAATTTGGCCtttatgaatggttagtcatgccttTTGGCTTAACCAATGCTCCTTGTACCTTCATGCgattaatgaatcatgtccttCAGGAATACATAGGCAGCTTTGTTGTAGTCtactttgatgatattttaatttatagcaAAGGTCTTAAAGAACACCTTCATCATGTGAGGAAAGTATTGATTTTCCTTAGACAACACCATTtatttgccaactttgacaaatgtaccTTTTGTCAAGAGAGTGTTATTTTTCTAGGCTTCAAAGTTGGGAAAGAAGGAGTACATGTTGATCCTAGCAAAATCAAAGCTATCCAAGAATGGCCTATCCTCAAAACAGTGGGAGAAGTAAGAAGTTTTCTAGGTCTAGCAGGTTTCTATAGACGCTTTGTAGAAAATTTTTCTACTATTGCTGCTCCCCTTAATGAACTTTTGAAGAAGGATATGCCATTCAAATGGGATGAGAAACAAAGTCTAGCTTTTGAGACCTTAAATCATAAGTTAACACATGCACCCATTCTACATTTACCTAATTTTTCCAAAGCTTTTCAAGtagaatgtgatgcttctgGGGTAGGAATAGGCGTTGTTCTTATACAAGAAGGTCATCCAATagcttattttagtgaaaaacttaggggacCTACTTTGAACTATtctacctatgacaaagaactTTATGCCCTCATTCGAGCATTgaaaacttgggagcattacttaGTGTCTCAAGAGTTTATAATAaacactgaccatgaatctctcaagtatcTAAAAGGGCAAGGAAAGTTGAACAAGCGACATGCAAAGTGGATTGAGTACCTTGAGCAGTTTCAATACgtcatcaaacataaaaaggggagtactaatgttgttgcggatgctttatctagacgACATGCATTGTTAGTTACTCTAGGATCCCAAATACTAGGTTTTGATGACATTAAACAACTTTATGAATCTGATCCTACCTTTGCATCTACTTATGCATCTTGTCTTAAGAAGCCATTAGATGGATTTTATatttctgaggggtatctttttaataaaggaaaactatGCATACCCCAAGGATCTATTCGAAAGCTTCTTATCAAAGAAAGTCATGGtggaggactcatgggccatcatggagttgataaaactcttcATACTTTGAAAAgcaaattttattggccacacatgacaATAGATGTCCAAAAGCATTGTTCTAGTTGCATAGtttgtttacaagctaagtctAAAGtaatgcctcatggactctatcTTCCTCTTCCCATAGCTAGTACCCCTTGGGAAGACATTAGTATGGATTTTATCTTAGGTCTACCCAGAACTCAAAAGGGctttgattctatctttgtggtggtTGATCgatttagtaaaatggctcattttataccttgccacaaagtagatgatgctagctatatagcaaaactcttctttaaagaagttGTTAAATTGCATGGtttacccaaaactatagttTCTGATAGAGATGTTAAGTTTCTTAGCTACTTTTGGAAAACACTTTGGGCTAAGCTAGGAACTAAACtactattttctactacatgtcacccacaaactgatgggcaaacaGAAGTAGTAAATAGGTCTCTATCTACTCTATTACGGGTAATGTTGAAGGgcaatattaaaaattgggatgatcatctacctcatatagaatttgcttataatagagtagttcaCAAAACTACTAaactttctccttttgaggttgtttatggttttaaccctctCACACCTCTTGATCTACTTCCCCTTCCAGAaa harbors:
- the LOC128194403 gene encoding uncharacterized protein LOC128194403, whose translation is MSHSSVQGNVTQDQENIELREELNRTKTELNELRQIVATLTINQSRHTQGIHSHRQNYDHDDHSHHSDHHTYQPYDHYQHPPRRHHNHREHHGEPKLDLPPFYGRDNVEEYFEWEMKVEQIFECYNIDDRRRVTLATLTFQGAALYWWTSIIRDQRMNGDYKIQYWNELKAALHRRHVPAYYAREVMDKLHRLQQRNMSVEEYRQKLELLMLRAGIKEEERFTIARFQSGLNYEIRDKVELLPYLDLNDFVQLCVRVEEQNRRKVCTKRTYPTTSSYRRDLKREGSFPRYEETKEREQERTQDKFKSKDRELKREKESSKGKDQRIPREPPRDTRGRETRCFKCGARGHYSTECHFKKSIYILEHKSNSEESSSSVSELSSSEEEHEAPPCDGDLLMVRRLLEAKHVELEQTQRENLFHTRCKVLDKTCSMLVDSGSCCNCCSTRMVEKLGLTPTPHPNPYKLQWIKEDEGIVVKEQVSVPISIGKYEDQIICDIVPMEAGHILLGRPWQFDKQALHDGVTNKITIQHKGKKIILSPLTPSQVREDQIILKKKLDGEKKLYSNKVSKEKKLSLVESASTNEVVPPHTSKNLFLGQPHFLLYCKEALLSINHPLDSHPKGLQKLLKEFDDLFPKEVPSGLPPLRGIEHQIDLIPGASLPNRPAYRTNPTETKEIEKQVNDLLGKGWIQKSLSPCAVPVLLVPKKDGSWRMCSDCRAINNITVKYRHPIPRLDDMLDELHGENMFTKIDLKSGYHQIRIKEGDEWKTAFKTKFGLYEWLVMPFGLTNAPCTFMRLMNHVLQEYIGSFVVVYFDDILIYSKGLKEHLHHVRKVLIFLRQHHLFANFDKCTFCQESVIFLGFKVGKEGVHVDPSKIKAIQEWPILKTVGEVRSFLGLAGFYRRFVENFSTIAAPLNELLKKDMPFKWDEKQSLAFETLNHKLTHAPILHLPNFSKAFQVECDASGVGIGVVLIQEGHPIAYFSEKLRGPTLNYSTYDKELYALIRALKTWEHYLVSQEFIINTDHESLKYLKGQGKLNKRHAKWIEYLEQFQYVIKHKKGSTNVVADALSRRHALLVTLGSQILGFDDIKQLYESDPTFASTYASCLKKPLDGFYISEGYLFNKGKLCIPQGSIRKLLIKESHGGGLMGHHGVDKTLHTLKSKFYWPHMTIDVQKHCSSCIVCLQAKSKVMPHGLYLPLPIASTPWEDIRDAQQGSQDLGTDLFQEGLMEDHPSST